The segment GACCATGCACCTCGCATGATCACCATGAAGATCAAAGCGGACAAGATTCGCGAAGTGATCGGCGCTGGTGGTAAAGTGATTCGTGGTATCGTTGAAGCAACCGGTGCCAAGGTTGATCTCGAAGATGATGGAACCGTGAAGATCTTTGCAGTGACCGGTGAAGCTGGTGAAGCGGCCAAGAAGATGATCGAAGATATTGTATCTGAGGTTGAAGTTGGCGCGATCTACACCGGTAAGGTTGTCAAACTGATGGACTTCGGTGCATTCGTTCGTGTTGTTGGCGGTACTGATGGTCTGGTTCATATCTCACAGATTGCCAACCATCGTGTTGATAAAGTGGCAGATGAGCTCTCTGAAGGTCAGGAAGTTCGTGTGAAGGTACTGGATGTTGATCGTAATGGTCGTATCCGTCTCTCTATGAAGGCGCTTCTGGAAGAAACCGAGAGCTAATGAGGCTTAATTCAAGCTGTTCGGAAGAGGTGGGCTTTTGCCCGCCTCTTCTTGTTTGTGGGTGAAAATGACTGAATCGTATTATCAAGAAACAGATCTGAGTGACGGGCCGCTGGTGCTTACGCATGAGATGCCTGCTGCCCAGAGTGTGGCACTCGGCATCTATATCGATGTTGGCAGCCGTGATGAGTCTCTTTCAGAGGCTGGTATCACGCATGCGCTGGAGCATATGCTGTTTAAAGGCACCAGAGATATGGATGTGCATCAGTTGGCCGAGAAGCTTGATGAACTGGGCGGCAACGCCAACGCATATACTTCCAGAGAGCGCACCTGCTTTCATCTGCATGTGCTGCATGAGAAGTGGCGCGAGGCACTCGATATCCTGATGGCTATGGTGCAGGAGCCTGCACTGCCTGCCGATGAGTGGCCGCGTGAGCGCGAAGTGATCTATGCCGAAATGGCCATGGTGGAAGATACGCCGGAAGAGTGGATCGTTGATCAGCATGTGGAGGCACTCTTCCCTACAGCAGCCATCGGTAAACCTGTACTCGGAACTCATGACTCTCTGGCAGCGATTGGTGCAGAGGATCTGACCGGTTTTTTGAATCGCTGGTATCGATCCCCTCGCATGCTGGTTACCGCGGCCGGTAATATTTCTCATCAGCAGCTTGTTGATGCTGTGGCAGAGGCAAGCTGGCGAAAGAGGGGTGAAGCGGTAGCCCGACAGCAGCCGGATGCTATGGCGACAGGCGTGCAGTCGCTAAAGCGTGAAGGCGGACAGGCACAGATCATTGTCTCGGTTGCAGGAATTCCTGCCAGCTCAGAAGAGCGGCCGGTGGCGTGGCTGGCCAATCAGGTGCTTGGTGGCGGTATGAGTTCACGACTGTTTCGTGAGGTGCGCGAGAAGCGTGGGCTGGCCTACAGTGTCGGTTCACACATGAATTCACTCAGTGATGTCGGAACCTGGAGTGTCACCTGTGGCTCAGAGCCTGAACGGGCTGCGCAGTGTGTATCTCTGCTCTCCTCGTTGATGGATGATTTTGCTGAAAGCATCACCCATGATGAGGTGGAGAGAGCTCGCCGGCAGCTGGAGGTTCAGCTGCGTATGGGGCTGGATTCAGTGGAGGGGCAGATGCTCTATCTGGGTGGCAGGCTCGATGAGTCTGTGCTGATTTCTCCGTTGCAGTGGCTTGAACGAATCAGATCGGTAGATGCTGATACCGTTGCACAGTGGTCTGCATCCCGCCTATCGGCTGAAAAGCTGTGGAGCATTGCCGCACCTGAGAAGGCACTTTCAGAAATCTGTGGTAGAATTCGCTGATGTTTACCGCTATCAAAGAAGATATACGCACCGCATATGACCGTGACCCGGCCGTTCGTTCGGCATGGGAGGTTCTGACCTGCTATCCGGGGCTGCATGCGATCTGGATGTATCGTCTGGCCAATGCGCTGTGGCGTCGACGCTTGTTTTGGCTTGGGCGTTTTGTATCGCATATGGCCCGTTTCTTTACCGGCATTGAGATTCATCCTGGAGCAACCATAGGTCGGCGTTTCTTTATCGATCATGGCATGGGCATTGTGGTCGGTGAAACTACCGAGATCGGGGATGATGTGACGCTCTATCACGGTGTTACCCTCGGCGGTACAACCTGGGAGAAGACCAAACGTCATCCCACGCTTCACAACGGTGTGATTGTCGGTGCAGGTGCGAAGGTGCTGGGTGCGATTACCATCGGACAGCAGTCACGCATTGGTGCCAACTCGGTGGTGTTCCGTGATGTGCCTGAGCACTCAACGGTTGTAGGTATTCCCGGCACAGTGGTGGCAACAACCGAATCACTGATTGAAGATGGTAAAATTAATCTTGATCATCATCTGCTTGCTAACCCGGTATCTGAAGCGCTCGGCCATGTGCTGAAAATGATTGAGGACGTGAATGCGCGCATTGATACCTTCCATCCCGATGCCAAAGGCAGAGAAGCAAAAGAATCCGATGATCTTGATAAGGATCGCCTGAGTGAGCAGGAGAAGCTGGAGCGCTTTCTTGGTGGCGGCATCTAGGGATTCGTCGGGCTCCTCCCTTATTCGATTTACAGGCCATGCATTATTTATTGATCTTAATTCAACCTTAATACTTGACTAAAAGAGTCGGCTTTATAATATCCGACCTTTTTACAGGGTTATTGTATCAGGAGGTTGATATGCGATTAACAAGTAAAGGGCGTTATGCTGTCTCTGCGATGGTAGATCTGAATAAGCAGCAGACTGAAGGTCCGGTGACACTGGCGGCCATCTCTGAACGCCAGTTTATTTCACTCTCATACCTGGAGCAGCTGTTTCGTCGTCTGCGTGAATCGGGTCTTGTTCGTTCTGTGCGGGGTCCCGGTGGCGGTTATCTTCTGGCCAAGGAGTCTGTCGATATCTCAGTTGCCGATATTATTCGTGCAGTGAATGAACCGGTACGCACCACCATGTGTGAGAATGGCGTACGCGGTTGTCATCGCGGCAACCGTTGTGATACCCATCAGTTGTGGGAGTCGCTCGGTCAGCATATCTACCGTTTCCTTGATGCGGTAAGTCTTGATCAGGTCTGCAATGAGGATGTGTTCCTTAATAATGTGGAACTGGGTGACGTTCAAAACTATATTATGCAACCTGAAGTTCACGAAGCGAAGGTGAATATTGCATCGATATCTTGACTGTAACGCCACATATCCACAGCTAAAAGAGAGCCTTGAGGCCATGACCGAAGCGGCCATGGCAGCACCGGGCAACCCCTCCAGCCTGCACTGGGCAGGCAGGGCTGCGCGCCGTATTGTGGATGATGCCAGAGACCGGTTGGCCGCTTTTGTCGGTACAGAAGCCGGTAGCATTGTCTATACATCCGGCGGTACAGAGGCGAATAACATCGCTATCCATAGTGTCCTCTCCACCAGTAAACCGGGCCGGATTATTACGACAGCTATTGAGCATCCTGCGGTTCTCAAGCCGCTGGAGTCATTTGTTGCCGGTCATCCCGAATGGGAACTGGTGAAAGTGCGTCCTGATGTAACTGGTGTGGTCAGCGTTGAGAGTTTGAAAGCGGTGATCAATGACGAGACCCGGCTGCTCTGTCTGATGTATGCCAATAACGAGAGTGGCGCGCTTCAGCAGGTTGAAGAGGTTGCTGCGATATGCCGGGAAAAGACTGTTCCGATGCTGGTGGATGCAGTGCAGATGCTGGGTAAGAAACCGTTACGATTTAATGATCTTGGTATTGACTTTATGAGTCTCTCCGCGCACAAAATCGGTGGCCCCAAAGGTATTGGTGCACTGCTGGTGCGCAGAGGTGTCAAACTCAGCGAGCTGACCCCCGGTGGCGGGCAGGAACGTGGCCGCCGATCAGGCACTGAGAATGTGCCGGGCATTGCCGGTTTTTCTGCGGCATTGGGCAAAGTGGATTTCAGTGGCTGTGAAGCGGTGCGCGATCTCTTTGAATCGGAGTTGCAGAAACGTATGCCGAGGGCCGAAGTGGTTGCAGCTACAGCGCCGCGTACAGCCAACACCTCTCTGGTAATACTGCCGGGTCTTGATGGTGAAACACTGTTGATGCAGCTGGATCTGGCCGGTTTTGCCGTGGCTTCCGGTTCTGCCTGTTCGTCAGGCAAACGTGAACCTTCGCATGTGCTGCTGGCGATGGGGGCTTCCGAGTTAAAGGCGAGAAGTTCACTGCGCGTCAGTTTTGGCCCTGACAATGGCAGTGATGACGCAATCGCGCTGGTTGAAGCGCTGGTAACAGCCGATCAACGACTTAAAAAAATGGCAGGTATGGCAGCATGAGTAGTAAGGCAGCAAACATGAATATTGAACTGACTGAATCGGCTGTAGCCCGGATCAGAGAGCTTGTCAGCAGTGATGGCAAACATGGATTGCGATTGGCAGTGAAAGCGGCGGGTTGTTCCGGCCTTGAATATGTTATGGATGTGGTTGATGGCCCGGCTGCTGGTGATATTGAAAAGGCCTATGAAGGTTTTACGCTCTATGTCGATGCTGAATCCTATACCTCGGCACTTACAGGTCTGAAACTTGATTTTCAGAAAGATGCTCTCTCATCGGCATTCGTTTATCAGAACCCGAATCAGAAAGGTGCCTGCGGATGCGGCGTCTCTTTTTCAGTCTAACTCACAATTCAAATTGAATTAATCCGGCAGGCCTCATAGCCTGAGTGCCTGCAAAATCAGGGGGGCACTTATGTCGAATGTACTTTTATCTATCTCCGGTCACGATCGTGTGGGCATTGTACGGGATGTGGCCGAATCGATGCTGCACCTGAATGCCAATATCGAAGACTCATCCATGACTGCGCTGCGCGGTCGTTTTACGATGATGCTGATCGTAAAGCTGCCTGAAGATAGAAGTCTCGGTGAATTAAAGGCAGCCCTTGCCGAACTGGAGCAGCGCACGCGCCTGACAGTACAGTCACAGGTGATCAGTGATGAAGAGGCCTCCAGGCAAGCGATGGAGCCGGATCATGTCATTACCGTACACGGTGCGGATGCTGTAGGTATTGTGTATGCGGTTACTGATGCACTGGTGCAGTCGGGCGTCTCTATTGTGGATGTATCGACCCAGTCACGTGAATCAGAGGGCAGCAGTGTCTACCTGATGGTGCTTGAGGTGAGTGCATCTGCGCAGAGTGAAGCAATGCTGGCGGCCATGAAAGATGTGGCGACTAAGCGGGATATCGATATTGAGATCCACGCTCTGGATGATGCCGTTCTCTAACTGACCACAGTTAGAGCTGCTTCTATTCGTTGTGACTTTTGAAATTCTGAAAAATCCGGATGAACGGCTTCGCCGCAAGGCTGAGATTGTTGAATCCTTTGGTGATGAACTTACGCAGTTGTTTGAAAAGCTGGAGGCCACCATGCGTGCAGGCCCCGGTGGTGTCGGCATTGCGGCACCGCAGGTGGGTGAAAACCTCAGGCTTGTCGTTGTCGATTGCAGTCAAAGTATGCGCCCATGCAAAAACCATGGCCTGCTCTATCTGGCCAACCCACAGATTGAATCCAGAGAGGGTGAATCACTGGGGCGCGAAGGCTGCCTCTCTGTTCCCGACTGGGTTGGCATGGTGCCGAGGGCAAAAAATATCATGCTCAGTTACAATGATCTGCACGGCAATCGGCAAAACCTTGAGGCGACCGGTTTTGAAGCTCGGGTGATCCAGCATGAGATTGATCACCTTGATGGTGTGCTG is part of the Mariprofundus sp. NF genome and harbors:
- the cysE gene encoding serine O-acetyltransferase; protein product: MFTAIKEDIRTAYDRDPAVRSAWEVLTCYPGLHAIWMYRLANALWRRRLFWLGRFVSHMARFFTGIEIHPGATIGRRFFIDHGMGIVVGETTEIGDDVTLYHGVTLGGTTWEKTKRHPTLHNGVIVGAGAKVLGAITIGQQSRIGANSVVFRDVPEHSTVVGIPGTVVATTESLIEDGKINLDHHLLANPVSEALGHVLKMIEDVNARIDTFHPDAKGREAKESDDLDKDRLSEQEKLERFLGGGI
- a CDS encoding pitrilysin family protein; protein product: MTESYYQETDLSDGPLVLTHEMPAAQSVALGIYIDVGSRDESLSEAGITHALEHMLFKGTRDMDVHQLAEKLDELGGNANAYTSRERTCFHLHVLHEKWREALDILMAMVQEPALPADEWPREREVIYAEMAMVEDTPEEWIVDQHVEALFPTAAIGKPVLGTHDSLAAIGAEDLTGFLNRWYRSPRMLVTAAGNISHQQLVDAVAEASWRKRGEAVARQQPDAMATGVQSLKREGGQAQIIVSVAGIPASSEERPVAWLANQVLGGGMSSRLFREVREKRGLAYSVGSHMNSLSDVGTWSVTCGSEPERAAQCVSLLSSLMDDFAESITHDEVERARRQLEVQLRMGLDSVEGQMLYLGGRLDESVLISPLQWLERIRSVDADTVAQWSASRLSAEKLWSIAAPEKALSEICGRIR
- the def gene encoding peptide deformylase, whose product is MTFEILKNPDERLRRKAEIVESFGDELTQLFEKLEATMRAGPGGVGIAAPQVGENLRLVVVDCSQSMRPCKNHGLLYLANPQIESREGESLGREGCLSVPDWVGMVPRAKNIMLSYNDLHGNRQNLEATGFEARVIQHEIDHLDGVLFIDRIVSSKGLVRRLPS
- a CDS encoding Rrf2 family transcriptional regulator, whose protein sequence is MRLTSKGRYAVSAMVDLNKQQTEGPVTLAAISERQFISLSYLEQLFRRLRESGLVRSVRGPGGGYLLAKESVDISVADIIRAVNEPVRTTMCENGVRGCHRGNRCDTHQLWESLGQHIYRFLDAVSLDQVCNEDVFLNNVELGDVQNYIMQPEVHEAKVNIASIS
- a CDS encoding glycine cleavage system protein R — encoded protein: MSNVLLSISGHDRVGIVRDVAESMLHLNANIEDSSMTALRGRFTMMLIVKLPEDRSLGELKAALAELEQRTRLTVQSQVISDEEASRQAMEPDHVITVHGADAVGIVYAVTDALVQSGVSIVDVSTQSRESEGSSVYLMVLEVSASAQSEAMLAAMKDVATKRDIDIEIHALDDAVL
- a CDS encoding cysteine desulfurase family protein, with amino-acid sequence MHRYLDCNATYPQLKESLEAMTEAAMAAPGNPSSLHWAGRAARRIVDDARDRLAAFVGTEAGSIVYTSGGTEANNIAIHSVLSTSKPGRIITTAIEHPAVLKPLESFVAGHPEWELVKVRPDVTGVVSVESLKAVINDETRLLCLMYANNESGALQQVEEVAAICREKTVPMLVDAVQMLGKKPLRFNDLGIDFMSLSAHKIGGPKGIGALLVRRGVKLSELTPGGGQERGRRSGTENVPGIAGFSAALGKVDFSGCEAVRDLFESELQKRMPRAEVVAATAPRTANTSLVILPGLDGETLLMQLDLAGFAVASGSACSSGKREPSHVLLAMGASELKARSSLRVSFGPDNGSDDAIALVEALVTADQRLKKMAGMAA
- a CDS encoding iron-sulfur cluster assembly accessory protein; its protein translation is MSSKAANMNIELTESAVARIRELVSSDGKHGLRLAVKAAGCSGLEYVMDVVDGPAAGDIEKAYEGFTLYVDAESYTSALTGLKLDFQKDALSSAFVYQNPNQKGACGCGVSFSV